A DNA window from Pseudomonas resinovorans NBRC 106553 contains the following coding sequences:
- a CDS encoding pseudouridine synthase: MRLDRFLSNFPDFSRLDARLLLAAGRIRVDGRPVLDGRFEIREFHRVELDERLLQAGKPARYFMLYKPSSHVSATEHPEHPTVLDLLDEPDKHELHLGGRLDLTTTGLLLITNDGHWSRRLTLPGSKQPKVYHVETEQPIGTEYVETFARGLYFAFEDLTTLPAQLEILDTHSARLTLHEGRYHQVKRMFGHFRNRVVRLHRESIGPLKLDPHMTPGDYRSLTEAEVACF, translated from the coding sequence ATGCGCCTTGATCGATTTCTGAGCAATTTCCCCGACTTCAGCCGCCTCGACGCGCGCCTGCTGCTGGCCGCCGGTCGGATTCGGGTGGATGGCCGCCCCGTACTCGACGGTCGCTTCGAGATCCGCGAATTCCACCGCGTGGAACTGGACGAGCGCCTGCTCCAGGCCGGCAAGCCGGCGCGCTACTTCATGCTCTACAAGCCTTCCAGCCACGTCAGCGCCACCGAGCACCCGGAGCACCCCACGGTGCTCGACCTGCTGGACGAGCCCGACAAGCACGAGCTGCACCTGGGCGGACGCCTGGACCTGACCACCACCGGCCTGCTGCTGATCACCAACGACGGGCACTGGTCACGCCGGCTGACCCTGCCCGGCAGCAAGCAGCCGAAGGTCTACCACGTGGAAACCGAACAACCGATCGGCACCGAGTACGTCGAAACCTTCGCCCGAGGGCTCTATTTCGCCTTCGAGGACCTCACCACCCTCCCCGCACAGCTGGAAATCCTCGATACCCACAGCGCCCGCCTGACCCTGCACGAGGGCCGCTACCACCAGGTCAAGCGCATGTTCGGCCACTTCCGCAATCGCGTGGTGCGCCTGCACCGCGAAAGCATCGGCCCACTGAAGCTGGACCCGCACATGACGCCAGGCGACTACCGGTCACTCACCGAGGCGGAAGTGGCCTGCTTTTAG
- a CDS encoding cupin domain-containing protein — MRNLKTMSALAAGLALLNFQLAYAHGDGQEEVKVLQEQALLNAPGKQGLLLTVDYAPGQRSVAHSHAGSVFAYVAEGAVISQLKGGEPKRYKAGESWYEPAGSVHLESRNASDSKPAKLVVWILKTDKQAVLDPYPK; from the coding sequence ATGCGTAATCTCAAGACGATGAGTGCCCTGGCCGCCGGCCTGGCGCTGCTTAATTTCCAGCTCGCCTACGCCCATGGCGATGGCCAGGAAGAGGTCAAGGTGCTGCAGGAACAGGCGTTGCTCAACGCTCCCGGCAAGCAGGGGCTGCTGCTCACCGTGGACTATGCGCCGGGGCAGCGCTCCGTCGCCCACAGCCACGCCGGCTCGGTGTTCGCCTATGTCGCCGAAGGAGCGGTGATCTCCCAGTTGAAGGGCGGGGAGCCCAAGCGCTACAAGGCCGGCGAAAGCTGGTACGAGCCGGCCGGCAGCGTCCACCTGGAATCGCGCAACGCCAGCGACAGCAAGCCGGCCAAGCTGGTGGTGTGGATCCTCAAGACCGACAAGCAGGCCGTGCTCGATCCCTATCCGAAGTGA
- a CDS encoding cysteine-rich CWC family protein, whose protein sequence is MSAPVDPTRCPLCGQSNQCSQADPTRAGEACWCFTTKVDPAALQRVPPPAIDRACLCPRCAQALPSDAPT, encoded by the coding sequence ATGAGCGCTCCCGTCGATCCCACCCGCTGCCCGCTCTGCGGCCAGAGCAACCAGTGCAGCCAGGCCGACCCGACCCGTGCCGGGGAAGCGTGCTGGTGCTTCACGACGAAGGTCGACCCGGCCGCGCTGCAACGCGTCCCCCCGCCGGCCATCGACCGTGCCTGCCTCTGCCCCCGCTGCGCCCAGGCGCTGCCCAGCGATGCACCAACCTGA
- a CDS encoding OprD family porin, whose protein sequence is MTRTTLTTGLLLAGGSLGLSATASADFIQDSKATLELRNFYFNRDFRQSGAPQSKAEEWAQGFLLRYESGFTEGTIGVGVDAIGLLGVKLDSSPDRAGTGLLKRDREAPKRAQDEYGELGLTAKLRASKSTLKLGTLMPRLPVLLANDSRLLPQTFKGGQLNSLELDGLTFDAGRLTQVNQRDSSDYEDMGITTVGAKNIRAQATGSDAFDFANASYKWNDSLTTGYGFGRLEDFYRQHYLTLNHLLPLAAGQSLKSDLRYARSTDEGGSNVDNKAFGALFTYGFGGHALGLGYQRMSGDTGFAYVNGSDAYLVNFVQISDFANREERSWQARYDYNFAALGVPGLTFMTRYLSGDGVELGAGKADGKEWERDTDIAYVVQSGPLKNLGVKWRNATVRSTNFGNDLDENRLILSYSLPLW, encoded by the coding sequence ATGACCCGAACCACCCTCACCACCGGCCTGCTGCTGGCCGGCGGCTCCCTCGGCTTGTCCGCCACCGCCTCGGCGGATTTCATCCAGGACTCCAAGGCCACCCTGGAACTGCGCAACTTCTACTTCAACCGCGACTTCCGCCAGAGCGGCGCGCCCCAGTCCAAGGCCGAGGAATGGGCCCAGGGCTTCCTGCTGCGCTACGAGTCGGGTTTCACCGAAGGCACCATCGGCGTCGGTGTCGACGCCATCGGCCTGCTCGGCGTGAAGCTGGATTCGAGCCCCGACCGCGCCGGCACCGGCCTGCTCAAGCGCGACCGCGAGGCACCCAAGCGGGCCCAGGACGAGTACGGCGAACTCGGCCTGACCGCCAAGCTGCGCGCCTCGAAAAGCACCCTCAAGCTCGGCACCCTGATGCCCAGGCTGCCGGTGCTGCTGGCCAACGACTCGCGCCTGCTGCCGCAGACCTTCAAGGGCGGCCAGCTCAACTCGCTGGAACTCGACGGCCTGACCTTCGACGCCGGGCGCCTGACCCAGGTGAACCAGCGCGACTCCTCCGACTACGAGGACATGGGCATCACCACCGTCGGAGCGAAGAACATCCGCGCGCAGGCCACCGGCAGCGACGCCTTCGACTTCGCCAACGCCAGCTACAAGTGGAACGACAGCCTGACCACCGGCTACGGCTTCGGCCGCCTGGAGGACTTCTACCGCCAGCACTACCTGACCCTGAACCACCTGCTGCCGCTGGCCGCCGGCCAGAGCCTGAAGAGCGACCTGCGCTACGCCCGCTCCACCGACGAAGGCGGCAGCAACGTCGACAACAAGGCCTTCGGCGCCCTGTTCACCTACGGCTTCGGCGGCCACGCCCTGGGCCTGGGCTACCAGCGCATGAGCGGCGACACCGGCTTCGCCTACGTCAACGGCAGCGATGCCTACCTGGTGAATTTCGTGCAGATCAGCGACTTCGCCAACCGCGAGGAACGCAGCTGGCAGGCCCGCTACGACTACAACTTCGCCGCCCTGGGGGTTCCCGGCCTGACGTTCATGACCCGCTACCTGTCCGGCGACGGTGTGGAACTGGGTGCCGGCAAGGCGGACGGCAAGGAGTGGGAACGCGACACCGACATCGCCTACGTGGTGCAGAGCGGGCCGTTGAAGAACCTCGGCGTGAAATGGCGCAATGCCACGGTACGCTCCACCAACTTCGGCAACGACCTCGACGAGAACCGGCTGATCCTCAGCTACAGCCTGCCGCTCTGGTAA
- a CDS encoding carboxymuconolactone decarboxylase family protein yields MTPRLDYYAASPDALKAMLALDAAASKLPLEKSLLELVKLRASQLNGCAFCVDLHSGDARKRGETDRRLHALAVWRESPFFTPRERAALAWTEALTRLADTHAPDADYAQLAAHFSEREQVDLTLAINTINCWNRLAVGFRKVPSE; encoded by the coding sequence ATGACCCCACGCCTGGACTACTACGCAGCGTCGCCCGATGCGCTCAAGGCGATGCTCGCCCTGGACGCCGCGGCGAGCAAACTGCCCCTGGAAAAATCGCTGCTGGAGCTGGTGAAGCTGCGGGCTTCCCAGCTCAACGGCTGCGCCTTCTGCGTCGACCTGCATTCGGGCGATGCGCGCAAGCGCGGCGAGACCGACCGGCGCCTCCACGCCCTGGCGGTCTGGCGCGAAAGCCCCTTCTTCACGCCCCGGGAGCGCGCCGCGCTGGCCTGGACCGAAGCCCTGACCCGCCTCGCCGACACCCACGCCCCGGACGCGGACTACGCCCAGCTCGCGGCCCACTTCAGCGAGCGCGAGCAGGTAGACCTGACCCTGGCCATCAACACCATCAACTGCTGGAACCGCTTGGCCGTCGGTTTCCGCAAAGTCCCGAGCGAGTGA
- the pcsA gene encoding phosphatidylcholine synthase — protein MSTNITVVNKAKAWSAHGVTATGVVLALMAILALFDNQPRDCLLWLGAALLVDGLDGTFARRVQTSTMLPNFDGSTLDLVIDYLTYVFIPAIFIYRYIDLPEHTALVTVSLILVSSLFCFCNLNMKSSDNYFVGFPAAWNVVALYIWIIDPLPVVSLTLICVLAALTLTKLKFLHPFRVRKLMPLNIVVTFVWMISSMFLILQHPFYKSLVLGIWWLSSAYFVGICLWRSLLDWTHKLKA, from the coding sequence GTGTCCACCAACATCACTGTCGTCAATAAAGCCAAGGCCTGGTCCGCTCACGGTGTCACCGCCACCGGCGTCGTGCTGGCCCTGATGGCCATTCTCGCGCTGTTCGACAACCAACCTCGCGACTGCCTGCTCTGGCTGGGCGCCGCCCTGCTGGTGGATGGCCTCGATGGCACCTTCGCCAGGCGCGTGCAGACCAGCACCATGCTGCCGAACTTCGACGGCTCCACCCTGGACCTGGTGATCGACTACCTCACCTACGTGTTCATTCCCGCGATCTTCATCTACCGCTACATCGACCTGCCCGAGCACACGGCGCTGGTGACGGTGAGCCTGATCCTGGTGTCGTCGCTGTTCTGCTTCTGCAACCTGAACATGAAGAGCAGCGACAACTACTTCGTCGGCTTCCCCGCCGCCTGGAATGTGGTGGCGCTGTACATCTGGATCATCGATCCGCTGCCCGTGGTCAGCCTGACGCTGATCTGCGTGCTCGCGGCCCTGACCCTGACCAAGCTGAAGTTCCTCCACCCTTTCCGGGTGCGCAAGCTGATGCCGCTGAACATAGTGGTCACCTTCGTATGGATGATCAGCAGCATGTTCCTCATCCTCCAGCACCCCTTCTACAAGTCCCTGGTGCTGGGTATCTGGTGGCTGTCCTCGGCCTACTTCGTGGGCATCTGCCTGTGGCGCAGCCTGCTGGACTGGACCCACAAGCTGAAGGCCTGA